DNA sequence from the Chthoniobacterales bacterium genome:
CTTTCTTGGACTCGTGAAAGGCAACAAAGCATTCCTCGATCACATTCCGGCGGCTATGGCCTCGCTCCGGTCGCTCGTCGACGAGATTCCGGACCTTGAGAAACTCGGCACGTTGCTAAATCGCCTCGAATAAACCCCCGCATCGCCGCGGTCGTAGCCGCGAAGCCAATGAACCCCAGAACAACAAATACTTCCGACCCATCACGACGCGCCCTCGCGTGGGTTGCCGTCATCGGAAGCACCCTTCCGGAAGTGTTCTGGAAGGAATCGGGACATCGAGTCTCATTCTCCTTTATCGCGATCGAAACCGTCATTTTGCTGGCGGCCGCGGTGGCGGTCTGCGCTTCTCCGCGAATTCGTGGTCTAAGCCGCTTCCTTTTTGCGATCGCCGCTCTGAATTTCGCCTGGAGCTTTATTGCGCCCGCCCTTGCGCAAACGAGCTTCGTTCGGGAGCTGTCTGACAACGCCAACTGGGGTGCGCGCTTCTTCATAGCTCGAGCCTTGACCGTCTCCGGAGCGGTTCTCGTCAGCCTTACTTTGATCGGGAGCGGCCTTACGCGACGCGAATTGTATTTGAATCGGGGAAATCTCGCCGCCCCGGCGCAGCCGATCGGGTTTCTAGGACTTCGGCAGCCAGTTCCGTGGACTTGGTTTGGCCCCGGCTTGCTCCTGGCCTTTGCTCTCACGCTGGCCCCCTTTCTCTACTTTACCCTGCACCCGAACTTTGCCGCGAGCGGCCTCATCCTCCGCTTTTTTCCCTGGATGATCGCCGTGTCCGCCCTCAACGCCGCGAGCGAAGAATACCAATTCCGTAACGTTCTTCTGGCCCATCTGCGAAACGTCTTCTCAGCTCCAGAGGCGGTTCTTCTGACCGCCGTCTACTTTGGTCTCGGCCATTATTATGGGCAGCCCTCGGGCCCTCTCGGCGTTTTGATGGCGGGGTTCGCCGGCTGGATTTGGGCCCGGAGCATGATCGAAACCCGCGGCTTCTTCTGGGCCTTCACCACCCACATGGTGCAGGACATTATCATCTTCGCCTTCCTGGCCATCAGTGCGACGAATCCAGGCGCGTTGTGAATGCGGGCGAGTCTGATGCGTCAAACTCTCCGTATGAAGAATTCCATTTTGATCGCACTCCTGGCGGTCTCGGCTTTCGGGACCTTCAATTCAGCTCAGGCGTATGAGCGACGGAACGAACCCATTGTTCGCGACCAACGCCGCGAAAACCGCGAATCCGATTTTCGCCAGCTTCGAGCGGAGCTGTATCAACTAAACATCATGTTTTCCCGGGTGGACGCGCACCTCTCCTACGGGTCCTACCGCGGCGGCAATCAGCTTCGCTGGAAGTATTCGCGTCTTTTGCGCGAGCGGGACCGTTTGAATTACGAGCTGGGTCGCCGGCCGCTCGACCGGCTCCGCCTCCATGCCCAGATCGACCGTCTGCGGGAGGACCTGCGGGAGCTCGAGGTTCGGCTCCGCTTTCATCCGCGCCACTACTACCGGTAATTGATAGCCCCAGTATTGTCCGGCCCGCGCAATCATGATGAGATTGCGCCGTGGAATCGGAGACCGAGGTCTTGATTGCCGGTGCCGGGCCAGTCGGCCTGGCGCTGGGGCTCGAGTTGCAGCGGTTTGGTATTCGCTTTCGGATCGTCGAAAAAAAGGCGGGGCGTTCGAAGACCTCAAAGGCGCTGGGGCTCCAGCCACGGGTCTCGGAGGTTTTCGCCATCCTCGGGATCAAAGCGGAATTCAATGCTCGCGGCTTCGGCGACATTCGGGCCGTCAATTTTCATTCTGGCGGGAGGACACTGCTCCGGATCGCCTTGCGGCCGCCAGTCGACCAGGCGGGTCGCGATGCCTGCCAGCCGCAATTGCTCATTATTCCGCAAAGTGAAACAGAGGAAATTCTGGAGCGCACGCTGGCCTCGCGAGGCAATCTCGTGGAACGGCGTCGGGAGCTGGTCGAATTCGTGCAGGGCCGCGATCGCGTTCGCGCACTTGTTCGTTCCGAAACCGGCGGTGCCGAGACGGTGGTCGCTCAGTTTCTCGTGAGCTGCGAAGGCGCGCACAGCGTTGTTCGTAAACAAGCCGGGTTTTCGTTCGCCGGAACTACGATGCCTATGCGCTTTCTCCTCGCCGACGTAGCGATCGACTGGGACCGGGCCGAAAACGAAGTCCAGGTCTGGTTTCACCGGGATGGGGTCATGGGCGCGTTGCCTTTCGGCGGGCAGAGATGGCGGCTGATCATTGAGTGCGCCCCGGAACCAGCTGCAGAACCGCAGGAAGTGACATTGTCTCTGGTCCAGCGGCTCTTGGCCGAGCGGGTGGGGGCGGATATCGGCCTCCGCGATCCGCTGTGGCTAAGCGATTTTCGAATCAATGCGCGGATGGTAGATCGCTTTCGCGATCGGAGGATTTTTGTCGCGGGCGATGCCGCGCATATTCACAGCCCGCTCGGTGGACAA
Encoded proteins:
- a CDS encoding CPBP family intramembrane glutamic endopeptidase, with amino-acid sequence MNPRTTNTSDPSRRALAWVAVIGSTLPEVFWKESGHRVSFSFIAIETVILLAAAVAVCASPRIRGLSRFLFAIAALNFAWSFIAPALAQTSFVRELSDNANWGARFFIARALTVSGAVLVSLTLIGSGLTRRELYLNRGNLAAPAQPIGFLGLRQPVPWTWFGPGLLLAFALTLAPFLYFTLHPNFAASGLILRFFPWMIAVSALNAASEEYQFRNVLLAHLRNVFSAPEAVLLTAVYFGLGHYYGQPSGPLGVLMAGFAGWIWARSMIETRGFFWAFTTHMVQDIIIFAFLAISATNPGAL
- a CDS encoding FAD-dependent monooxygenase; amino-acid sequence: MESETEVLIAGAGPVGLALGLELQRFGIRFRIVEKKAGRSKTSKALGLQPRVSEVFAILGIKAEFNARGFGDIRAVNFHSGGRTLLRIALRPPVDQAGRDACQPQLLIIPQSETEEILERTLASRGNLVERRRELVEFVQGRDRVRALVRSETGGAETVVAQFLVSCEGAHSVVRKQAGFSFAGTTMPMRFLLADVAIDWDRAENEVQVWFHRDGVMGALPFGGQRWRLIIECAPEPAAEPQEVTLSLVQRLLAERVGADIGLRDPLWLSDFRINARMVDRFRDRRIFVAGDAAHIHSPLGGQGIATGIQDASNLAWKLAAVLRDGAPDSLLDTYEEERKPIARAVLRGTTAASRLVFGMNPILRFVRERMVFPILGTAFVQRRLFRRVSQLELRYRGRLTELSSGADFIRAGERAPDIIFRNKGRNISLFDLLGEFGLIALLGLGETSEYLVKSLAALRIRSFIVAPGHVEDVHADFARLYGAQGPFLCLIRPDGHVGLFQCPADAHSLALYLKKIRAAELVEKAFA